A window of the Phycicoccus sp. M110.8 genome harbors these coding sequences:
- the ybeY gene encoding rRNA maturation RNase YbeY, whose translation MSIDVLNETDYQLDELELVALSKYVMTQMRVHPGADLCLRLVDEPAMEVLHVQWMDLPGPTDVMSFPMDELRPGREGEEPEEGVLGDIVLCPSVAARQAKEAGHATEEELLLLTTHGILHLLGYDHAEPDEEREMFELQRQLLLTFLAGRGRPSS comes from the coding sequence GTGAGCATCGACGTCCTCAATGAGACCGACTACCAGCTCGACGAGCTCGAGCTGGTGGCGCTGAGCAAGTACGTCATGACCCAGATGCGGGTCCACCCCGGGGCCGACCTGTGCCTGCGGCTGGTCGACGAGCCGGCCATGGAGGTCCTGCACGTGCAGTGGATGGACCTGCCGGGCCCAACCGACGTCATGAGCTTCCCGATGGACGAGCTGCGGCCCGGCCGTGAGGGTGAGGAGCCCGAGGAGGGCGTGCTCGGCGACATCGTGCTGTGTCCCTCCGTCGCGGCACGGCAGGCCAAGGAGGCCGGCCACGCGACCGAGGAGGAGCTGCTGCTGCTCACGACGCACGGCATCCTGCACCTGCTCGGCTACGACCATGCCGAGCCGGACGAGGAGCGCGAGATGTTCGAGCTCCAGCGCCAGCTGCTGCTGACCTTCCTCGCCGGCCGCGGCCGGCCCTCGTCCTGA
- a CDS encoding PhoH family protein — MADADHSTSLGADADEARPVPTHTVVIPPQVQMVTLLGPRDELLRTMERAFPQLQIHVRGNEFHLSGPSAEVALAERTVDELLAVMEGGQPLNRDAVERSIQMLRAQTVERPADVLTMNIVSNRGRTIRPKTLNQKHYVDAIDKHTIVFGIGPAGTGKTYLAMAKAVQALQAKQVNRIILTRPAVEAGERLGFLPGTLNDKIDPYLRPLYDALHDMVDPESIPRLMAAGTIEVAPLAYMRGRSLNDAFIILDEAQNTSPEQMKMFLTRLGFGSKMVVTGDVTQVDLPDGTRSGLRVVRDILADVEDIHFSVLTPQDVVRHRLVGAIVDAYGRWDDEQQTRGQQARGGREQGGRGQREHRRPQ, encoded by the coding sequence ATGGCAGACGCTGATCATTCGACCTCACTGGGCGCCGACGCCGACGAGGCCCGCCCAGTCCCGACGCACACCGTCGTGATCCCGCCGCAGGTGCAGATGGTGACCCTCCTCGGTCCGCGCGACGAGCTGCTGCGCACCATGGAGCGGGCGTTCCCCCAGCTGCAGATCCACGTGCGCGGCAACGAGTTCCACCTGTCCGGGCCCAGCGCCGAGGTGGCGCTCGCCGAGCGCACGGTCGACGAGCTGCTCGCCGTGATGGAGGGCGGCCAGCCGCTCAACCGCGACGCCGTCGAGCGCTCGATCCAGATGCTGCGGGCGCAGACGGTCGAGCGGCCGGCCGACGTGCTGACCATGAACATCGTCAGCAACCGTGGTCGCACGATCCGTCCCAAGACGCTGAACCAGAAGCACTACGTCGACGCGATCGACAAGCACACGATCGTCTTCGGCATCGGCCCCGCCGGCACGGGCAAGACGTACCTGGCGATGGCCAAGGCCGTGCAGGCCCTGCAGGCCAAGCAGGTCAACCGGATCATCCTGACCCGGCCCGCGGTCGAGGCGGGGGAGCGGCTCGGCTTCCTGCCCGGCACGCTCAACGACAAGATCGACCCGTACCTGCGCCCGCTCTACGACGCGCTGCACGACATGGTCGACCCGGAGTCGATCCCGCGGCTCATGGCGGCCGGCACGATCGAGGTCGCCCCGCTGGCCTACATGCGCGGCCGCTCGCTGAACGACGCGTTCATCATCCTCGACGAGGCGCAGAACACCTCGCCCGAGCAGATGAAGATGTTCCTCACCCGGCTCGGCTTCGGCTCCAAGATGGTCGTCACCGGTGACGTCACCCAGGTCGACCTGCCCGACGGGACGCGCTCCGGCCTCCGGGTCGTCCGCGACATCCTCGCCGACGTCGAGGACATCCACTTCTCCGTCCTCACCCCGCAGGACGTCGTGCGGCACCGGCTCGTCGGCGCGATCGTCGACGCCTACGGCCGCTGGGACGACGAGCAGCAGACCCGCGGCCAGCAGGCCCGGGGTGGCCGCGAGCAGGGAGGACGTGGGCAGCGTGAGCATCGACGTCCTCAATGA
- a CDS encoding histidine triad nucleotide-binding protein, whose amino-acid sequence MADADCIFCKILTGDIPADVVREDEHTVAFRDLEPQAPTHVLVIPRRHLPDVGSLALEAPEEVAPLFAAVRAVAEQEGIDGSGYRSVFNTGAGAQQSVFHAHVHVLGGRAMTWPPG is encoded by the coding sequence ATGGCCGACGCCGACTGCATCTTCTGCAAGATCCTCACGGGCGACATCCCCGCCGACGTGGTGCGCGAGGACGAGCACACGGTCGCGTTCCGCGACCTCGAGCCGCAGGCGCCCACCCACGTGCTGGTCATCCCGCGGCGGCACCTGCCCGACGTGGGCTCCCTGGCGCTGGAGGCGCCCGAGGAGGTCGCGCCCCTGTTCGCCGCGGTGCGCGCCGTCGCCGAGCAGGAGGGGATCGACGGGAGCGGCTACCGCAGCGTCTTCAACACGGGTGCGGGTGCCCAGCAGAGCGTCTTCCACGCCCACGTGCACGTGCTGGGCGGCCGGGCAATGACGTGGCCGCCCGGCTGA
- a CDS encoding SigE family RNA polymerase sigma factor → MRDRSDEGHPGADEGVRELYAAHWAGLVRLAWLLLRDDLAAEEVVQEAFIAVHRRWDSLRDPEKATAYLRRSVVNGARSSLRHRGVEERHLARERADAGAPGRRTEASAEDRALGSEARRSMVRALGGLPQRQREVLTMRYYLDLSEAEIADALGISPGSVKAHAHRGLAGLRDRMGDQS, encoded by the coding sequence GTGCGCGACCGGAGCGACGAAGGGCACCCGGGCGCCGACGAGGGCGTGCGGGAGCTGTATGCCGCCCACTGGGCCGGCCTCGTCCGGCTCGCCTGGCTGCTCCTGCGCGACGACCTCGCCGCCGAGGAGGTCGTCCAGGAGGCCTTCATCGCGGTGCACCGCCGCTGGGACTCGCTGCGCGACCCGGAGAAGGCCACGGCATACCTGCGCCGGTCGGTCGTCAACGGCGCCCGGTCGAGCCTGCGGCACCGGGGCGTCGAGGAGCGGCACCTCGCCCGCGAGCGCGCCGACGCCGGGGCACCCGGCCGGCGCACCGAGGCCAGTGCCGAGGACCGGGCGCTCGGGTCCGAGGCGAGACGGTCCATGGTCCGAGCGCTGGGCGGCCTGCCCCAGCGCCAGAGAGAGGTGCTGACGATGCGCTACTACCTCGACCTCAGCGAGGCCGAGATCGCCGACGCCCTCGGCATCTCCCCCGGCTCGGTCAAGGCCCATGCCCACCGCGGGCTCGCCGGCCTGCGCGACCGGATGGGAGACCAGTCATGA
- a CDS encoding Gmad2 immunoglobulin-like domain-containing protein: MSDRPTPDPRFDPDLEPEELRRLEDQLRTELAEETRSVRPPDRLEAILHQAREAGPVSARAGHAPRRWLVPVAAAAAVALIAGGVWWAGQDRSTRTAAPATTGPTTSQATPAPSGSSPSAPASAVTSGSATLTAGPGPTTLPVYFVGPQGGDKPAYGLYREFVPGPVTSGDAAARAKAALGLALRPPTSTTDAAYLAPWAGQSIRAVTVTPKLITVDLAVPGDPAAATTAGVRRLAVQELVWTAQAAVQKGNVPVRFTVQGKDTKLFGSIATAGRTFTRPSSDRLYEDLAPIWVTSPSRGQLVSATTPLTVTGQAIVFEATVSWELYRDGAKVKGGHTMASVGAPQQGSYSIQLGTLPAGSYSIRVFEPSQADGQSVVAARTVTFSVQ; this comes from the coding sequence ATGAGCGACCGCCCGACGCCCGACCCCCGCTTCGACCCCGACCTCGAGCCCGAGGAGCTCCGCCGGCTCGAGGACCAGCTCCGCACCGAACTCGCAGAGGAGACCCGCAGTGTCCGACCACCAGACCGCCTCGAGGCGATCCTGCACCAGGCCCGAGAGGCGGGGCCGGTGAGCGCCCGGGCGGGTCACGCCCCGCGTCGCTGGCTCGTGCCCGTCGCCGCCGCGGCAGCCGTCGCCCTCATCGCCGGCGGCGTGTGGTGGGCGGGCCAGGACCGTTCCACGCGGACGGCCGCACCCGCGACGACGGGACCCACCACGTCGCAGGCCACGCCCGCACCGTCGGGCAGCAGCCCGTCCGCGCCGGCGTCGGCAGTCACCTCGGGGAGCGCGACCCTCACGGCCGGCCCGGGGCCCACGACGCTGCCGGTCTACTTCGTCGGGCCGCAGGGCGGTGACAAGCCCGCCTACGGGTTGTACCGCGAGTTCGTGCCCGGCCCGGTGACCAGCGGGGACGCCGCGGCCAGGGCCAAGGCCGCGCTCGGGCTCGCGCTGCGCCCGCCGACCTCCACGACCGACGCTGCCTACCTCGCGCCGTGGGCAGGGCAGTCCATCCGAGCGGTCACCGTCACGCCGAAGCTCATCACCGTCGACCTCGCCGTGCCCGGCGACCCCGCCGCGGCGACGACGGCCGGAGTGCGACGGCTGGCGGTCCAGGAGCTCGTCTGGACGGCGCAGGCAGCGGTCCAGAAGGGCAACGTCCCGGTCCGCTTCACCGTCCAGGGCAAGGACACGAAGCTGTTCGGGTCCATCGCGACAGCAGGCCGCACGTTCACGCGTCCGTCGTCGGACCGGCTCTACGAGGACCTTGCCCCGATCTGGGTCACGTCGCCGAGCCGCGGGCAGCTCGTGTCCGCGACCACGCCGCTCACGGTCACCGGGCAGGCCATCGTCTTCGAGGCGACCGTGAGCTGGGAGCTCTACCGTGACGGCGCCAAGGTCAAGGGCGGGCACACCATGGCCTCCGTGGGTGCGCCGCAGCAGGGCTCCTACTCGATCCAGCTCGGCACCCTGCCCGCCGGCAGCTACTCGATCCGGGTCTTCGAGCCCAGCCAGGCCGACGGGCAGTCGGTCGTGGCCGCCAGGACGGTGACCTTCTCGGTCCAGTAG
- a CDS encoding 16S rRNA (uracil(1498)-N(3))-methyltransferase, whose product MTLPLFLVDPALVASAAPGGAVLLDGPEGRHAATVRRITVGERVLLSDGAGRRLVCEVAGAGRAELDLRVLEVEQVPEPRPRFVLVQALAKGDRDDQAVEAATECGVDEVVPWQAARCIVQWRGERGEKARGKWVATVVAAAKQSRRARVPVVAELATTKALAARVAGAAAAYVLHEDATTSLASQALPDEGDVVVVVGPEGGITPEEVAALEAAGAVAVRLGDTVLRSSSAGPAALAVLSAAGRWR is encoded by the coding sequence GTGACGCTGCCGCTCTTCCTCGTCGACCCGGCCCTCGTGGCCTCCGCCGCCCCCGGTGGAGCCGTGCTGCTCGACGGCCCCGAGGGGCGGCACGCCGCGACGGTGCGCCGGATCACCGTGGGCGAGCGCGTCCTCCTCTCCGACGGAGCGGGCAGGCGCCTCGTGTGCGAGGTCGCCGGCGCCGGCCGCGCGGAGCTGGACCTGCGGGTCCTCGAGGTCGAGCAGGTCCCCGAACCCCGGCCCCGGTTCGTGCTGGTGCAGGCGTTGGCCAAGGGGGACCGGGACGACCAGGCGGTCGAGGCGGCGACCGAGTGCGGCGTAGACGAGGTGGTCCCGTGGCAGGCAGCCCGGTGCATCGTCCAGTGGCGCGGCGAGCGCGGGGAGAAGGCCCGGGGAAAGTGGGTCGCGACCGTCGTGGCGGCGGCCAAGCAGTCCCGCCGGGCCAGGGTGCCCGTCGTCGCCGAGCTGGCCACGACGAAGGCGCTCGCGGCCCGGGTCGCCGGCGCCGCGGCGGCATACGTCCTGCACGAGGACGCCACCACGAGCCTGGCGAGCCAGGCGCTGCCGGACGAGGGCGACGTGGTCGTCGTCGTCGGGCCCGAGGGCGGCATCACCCCCGAGGAGGTGGCCGCGCTCGAGGCGGCCGGCGCGGTGGCCGTCCGGCTGGGCGACACCGTGCTGCGGTCCTCCAGCGCCGGGCCGGCCGCGCTCGCGGTGCTGAGCGCGGCCGGCCGCTGGCGCTGA
- the yidC gene encoding membrane protein insertase YidC, with translation MNPITPISHALAAVLAGAHTLATSLGLAPGSAAAWLAAIALLVVAVRGLTVPLVLRGVRDSHARAHARPQLVALQERYAGRLDAEGLRALQAERRSIHAEHGVARWGLAPTLLQLPLLLALYRVISQVTAGHPLGALDAGLVASAASASLVGLHLSSRLVQLGHDPVGLATLVVVALASALLSFATSRWFTLPMTDTTGQPDLLTTVQRWIPALGAVGVLAAACVVPAGLVAYWFLNNLWTFVQQGLVWRFAPTPGSPAAARRAAAGTA, from the coding sequence ATGAACCCGATCACACCCATCAGCCATGCCCTCGCCGCCGTCCTGGCCGGGGCCCACACCCTCGCGACCTCCCTCGGCCTCGCGCCCGGGTCCGCCGCCGCCTGGCTGGCCGCCATCGCCCTGCTCGTCGTGGCCGTGCGCGGCCTCACCGTGCCCCTGGTCCTGCGCGGGGTGCGCGACAGCCATGCCCGGGCGCACGCCCGACCACAGCTGGTTGCCCTGCAGGAGCGGTATGCCGGCCGGCTCGACGCGGAGGGTCTGCGGGCGCTGCAGGCCGAGCGCCGGTCGATCCATGCCGAGCACGGCGTCGCACGGTGGGGCCTGGCCCCGACGCTGCTCCAGCTGCCACTGCTGCTCGCTCTGTACCGCGTCATCAGCCAGGTCACGGCCGGCCACCCGCTCGGCGCGCTCGACGCCGGCCTGGTCGCATCTGCGGCATCCGCGTCGCTCGTGGGGCTGCACTTGTCGAGCCGGCTGGTGCAGCTCGGCCACGACCCCGTCGGACTCGCCACCCTGGTCGTCGTGGCGCTCGCGTCGGCACTGCTCTCGTTCGCTACGTCCCGGTGGTTCACGCTGCCGATGACCGACACGACCGGCCAGCCCGACCTGCTGACGACGGTCCAGCGGTGGATCCCGGCGCTGGGTGCGGTGGGGGTCCTCGCCGCCGCGTGCGTCGTCCCGGCCGGTCTTGTCGCGTACTGGTTCCTGAACAACCTGTGGACCTTCGTGCAGCAGGGCCTGGTCTGGCGGTTCGCCCCCACCCCGGGCTCCCCGGCAGCGGCGCGTCGCGCGGCTGCGGGGACTGCCTAG
- the dnaJ gene encoding molecular chaperone DnaJ — protein sequence MNDYYQDLGVSRDATAEDIKRAYRKKARTLHPDVNPSPEAEEQFKKVSQAYDVLSDPEKRRSYDMGADPYAAGAAGFGQGFSFSDIMDAFFGAGAGTAQRGPRSRQRRGQDALIRLDIDMADAVFGAEKELTVETAVVCSTCHGDGAQPGTSRRTCDVCGGRGEIQQVQRSFLGQVMTSRPCMTCQGYGEVLVSPCFECSGDGRVRTRRTLTIKVPAGVDTGTRIQLTGEGEVGQGGGPAGDLYVEVSVRPHATFQRRGDDLHATVELPMTAAALGTTLKLDTFDGSQELEVKPGTQAGDAVTLRGLGVTHLRGGGRGDLIVHANVMTPTRLDEQQEELLRQLAGLRGEERPEGRLAPANQGLFGKLREAFKGR from the coding sequence GTGAACGACTACTACCAGGACCTCGGCGTCTCGCGGGACGCCACCGCCGAGGACATCAAGCGGGCCTACCGCAAGAAGGCCCGCACCCTGCACCCGGACGTCAACCCCAGCCCGGAGGCGGAGGAGCAGTTCAAGAAGGTGTCCCAGGCGTACGACGTGCTCTCCGACCCGGAGAAGCGCCGCTCGTACGACATGGGCGCCGACCCGTACGCCGCCGGGGCCGCCGGCTTCGGCCAGGGCTTCTCGTTCAGCGACATCATGGACGCGTTCTTCGGCGCGGGCGCCGGCACCGCCCAGCGTGGCCCGCGCTCGCGCCAGCGCCGCGGCCAGGACGCCCTGATCCGGCTCGACATCGACATGGCCGACGCCGTGTTCGGTGCCGAGAAGGAGCTCACGGTCGAGACGGCTGTCGTCTGCTCGACCTGCCACGGCGACGGCGCCCAGCCGGGCACCTCGCGCCGGACCTGTGACGTCTGCGGCGGCCGGGGCGAGATCCAGCAGGTGCAGCGGTCGTTCCTCGGGCAGGTCATGACCAGCCGTCCCTGCATGACCTGCCAGGGGTACGGCGAGGTGCTCGTCAGCCCCTGCTTCGAGTGCTCCGGCGACGGCCGGGTCCGCACCCGCCGCACCCTGACCATCAAGGTGCCCGCCGGCGTCGACACCGGCACCCGCATCCAGCTGACGGGCGAGGGCGAGGTCGGCCAGGGCGGCGGCCCTGCCGGCGACCTCTACGTCGAGGTGTCGGTCCGCCCGCACGCGACGTTCCAGCGTCGCGGGGACGACCTGCACGCCACGGTCGAGCTGCCCATGACCGCAGCCGCGCTCGGCACCACGCTCAAGCTCGACACCTTCGACGGCTCCCAGGAGCTCGAGGTCAAGCCGGGCACCCAGGCCGGTGACGCGGTCACGCTGCGCGGGCTGGGGGTCACGCACCTGCGCGGCGGCGGCCGCGGCGACCTGATCGTCCACGCGAACGTGATGACCCCGACCCGCCTGGACGAGCAGCAGGAGGAGCTCCTGCGCCAGCTCGCGGGGCTGCGCGGGGAGGAGCGCCCCGAGGGACGGCTCGCCCCCGCCAACCAGGGCCTGTTCGGCAAGCTGCGCGAGGCGTTCAAGGGCCGCTGA
- the hrcA gene encoding heat-inducible transcriptional repressor HrcA, giving the protein MSEERRLAVLRAIVQDYVETSEPVGSKALLERHHLGVSAATVRNDMAVLEEEGLIAAPHTSAGRVPTDAGYRLFVDRLSSVKPMSAAERAAIAHFLEGAVDLDDVVDRTVRLLAQLTRQVAVMQYPSLTRSSVRHIEFVPMGGRRLMVVLIVNTGRVEQRVIETTADLSTPEGEATLGLVRAKVNARAVGERLVDASAALSSLPEEFDPADRDLVRAVVQSLEDALVEEREERVVLAGTANLARVGTDFPLTIGPVLEALEQHVVLLKLLGTARETSDAVSVRIGHENPFAGLQSTSVVSTEYGTGADLVAGLGVLGPTRMDYPTTMASVRAVATYVSRILAQ; this is encoded by the coding sequence ATGAGCGAAGAACGTCGCCTCGCCGTGCTGCGCGCCATCGTCCAGGACTACGTCGAGACGTCCGAGCCGGTCGGGTCCAAGGCGCTGCTCGAGCGCCACCACCTCGGGGTGTCCGCGGCGACGGTCCGCAACGACATGGCCGTGCTCGAGGAGGAGGGGCTGATCGCGGCCCCGCACACCAGCGCCGGACGCGTGCCGACCGACGCCGGGTACCGCCTGTTCGTCGACCGGCTCAGCTCGGTCAAGCCGATGTCCGCAGCCGAGCGCGCCGCGATCGCGCACTTCCTCGAGGGCGCCGTCGACCTCGACGACGTCGTCGACCGGACGGTGCGGCTGCTGGCCCAGCTGACCCGTCAGGTCGCGGTCATGCAGTACCCCTCGCTGACCCGGTCCTCGGTGCGGCACATCGAGTTCGTGCCCATGGGCGGCCGGCGGCTCATGGTCGTGCTCATCGTCAACACCGGGCGGGTCGAGCAGCGGGTCATCGAGACCACCGCCGACCTGAGCACCCCCGAGGGTGAGGCCACCCTTGGCCTCGTGCGGGCCAAGGTCAACGCGCGCGCCGTGGGGGAGCGCCTCGTCGACGCGTCGGCAGCCCTGTCGTCGCTGCCCGAGGAGTTCGACCCCGCCGACCGCGACCTCGTGCGCGCCGTCGTGCAGTCGCTGGAGGACGCCCTCGTCGAGGAGCGCGAGGAGCGGGTCGTGCTCGCCGGCACGGCCAACCTCGCCCGCGTCGGTACGGACTTCCCGCTCACCATCGGGCCGGTCCTCGAGGCGCTCGAGCAGCACGTCGTCCTGCTCAAGCTGCTCGGGACCGCGCGCGAGACCTCCGACGCCGTCTCCGTGCGGATCGGCCACGAGAACCCGTTCGCCGGGCTGCAGTCGACCTCGGTCGTCTCGACCGAGTACGGCACCGGGGCCGATCTCGTCGCCGGGCTCGGCGTCCTCGGGCCGACCCGCATGGACTACCCGACCACCATGGCCTCGGTGCGGGCGGTCGCCACCTACGTCTCCCGGATCCTCGCGCAGTGA
- a CDS encoding DUF3097 domain-containing protein, whose product MPDRYGSDVLSTDWRKPPRGRATEVEAETGLVVEDVETGWCGAVVRVEKAGGMRVVHLEDRRGRVKGFPLGPGFLLDGAPVVLTPPTAAARAQLAAAKQASSRTASGSRAVEGVRAKVASGSRIFVEGRHDAELVEKVWGEDLRIEGVVVEMLDGVDDLSAAIRDFSPGPGRRMGVLVDHLVPGTKEHRVVEEARRLQPYAGHVRILGHPYVDVWQSVRPERLGLGAWPVIPRGTSWKHGICAHLGWAHDSQADIARAWKQILGTVRSYADLEPTLLASVEELIDFVTEPGH is encoded by the coding sequence GTGCCCGACCGCTATGGCTCCGACGTGCTGTCCACCGACTGGCGCAAGCCCCCTCGCGGGCGCGCGACGGAGGTCGAGGCCGAGACCGGTCTCGTCGTCGAGGACGTCGAGACCGGCTGGTGCGGCGCGGTCGTGCGCGTCGAGAAGGCGGGCGGCATGCGGGTCGTCCACCTCGAGGACCGGCGGGGCCGGGTCAAGGGCTTCCCGCTCGGCCCGGGGTTCCTGCTCGACGGCGCCCCGGTCGTCCTGACGCCCCCGACCGCAGCCGCCCGGGCGCAGCTCGCGGCGGCGAAGCAGGCCTCCTCGCGCACGGCCTCGGGGTCGCGCGCCGTCGAGGGCGTGCGCGCCAAGGTGGCGAGCGGGTCCCGGATCTTCGTCGAGGGCCGGCACGACGCCGAGCTCGTCGAGAAGGTCTGGGGCGAGGACCTGCGCATCGAGGGTGTTGTCGTCGAGATGCTCGACGGCGTGGACGACCTCTCTGCCGCGATCCGCGACTTCTCCCCCGGCCCCGGCCGGCGGATGGGCGTCCTCGTCGACCACCTCGTGCCTGGCACGAAGGAGCACCGGGTCGTGGAGGAGGCGCGCCGCTTGCAGCCGTATGCCGGGCACGTGCGCATCCTGGGCCACCCCTACGTCGACGTGTGGCAGAGCGTGCGACCCGAGCGGCTCGGACTCGGCGCGTGGCCGGTCATCCCCCGCGGCACGTCGTGGAAGCACGGCATCTGCGCCCACCTCGGCTGGGCGCACGACAGCCAGGCCGACATCGCCCGGGCGTGGAAGCAGATCCTCGGGACGGTGCGCAGCTACGCCGACCTCGAGCCGACGCTGCTGGCCAGCGTCGAGGAGCTCATCGACTTCGTGACCGAGCCCGGCCACTGA
- a CDS encoding DUF4870 domain-containing protein, whose protein sequence is MTASPQYPQQPAQPMSQQEEKTWATLTHVISGVAMVVSAGTLGFVASLIIYLVYRDRGPFVRAHAANAVNVQLTALIGLIVSGVLMIVLVGFVLYPIVVVAAVVIHAIAAMRANAGEWYDPPFTIRFVK, encoded by the coding sequence ATGACCGCCTCACCGCAGTACCCGCAACAGCCCGCGCAGCCCATGTCGCAGCAGGAGGAGAAGACCTGGGCCACCCTGACCCACGTCATCTCCGGCGTGGCCATGGTCGTCAGCGCCGGCACCCTCGGCTTCGTCGCCAGCCTGATCATCTACCTCGTCTACCGCGACCGCGGCCCGTTCGTGCGGGCGCACGCCGCCAACGCGGTCAACGTGCAGCTGACGGCCCTCATCGGCCTCATCGTCTCGGGCGTCCTGATGATCGTGCTCGTGGGCTTCGTCCTCTACCCGATCGTGGTCGTCGCCGCGGTGGTCATCCACGCGATCGCCGCCATGCGCGCCAACGCCGGGGAGTGGTACGACCCGCCGTTCACCATCCGCTTCGTCAAGTGA
- the hemW gene encoding radical SAM family heme chaperone HemW produces MPSALPDGDPAPPDGRLPEASLATLVERPFGVYLHVPFCRVRCGYCDFNTYTLLELGADGAGVSTFADAALKELALAGDVLGADVPAVGTVFVGGGTPTMLAASDLARMLHGIREQWGLADDAEVTTEANPDSVTPESLAVLADAGFTRVSLGMQSAVPHVLRTLDRTHDPANVARAVDAARGAGLQVSLDLIYGTPGESMADWRTSLDAVVALQPDHVSAYALVVEEGTRLAAQVRRGEVAAPEDDDEAAKYELADEVLSAAGYDWYEVSNWASRPDARCRHNEGYWDDGNWWGIGPGAHSHVGGVRWWNVKHPTAYAGRVAEGVSPAHGRETLTAEQRYDERVLLGVRLVDGLPLADLRDEGRTAVAGLIVDGLVDAAAALRRQRVVLTRQGRLLADTVVRRLLGLR; encoded by the coding sequence ATGCCCAGCGCCCTGCCCGACGGCGACCCCGCGCCGCCCGACGGGCGGCTGCCGGAGGCCTCGCTCGCGACCCTCGTCGAGCGGCCGTTCGGGGTCTACCTGCACGTGCCGTTCTGCCGGGTGCGCTGCGGCTACTGCGACTTCAACACCTACACGCTGCTCGAGCTCGGCGCCGACGGCGCCGGGGTCTCCACCTTCGCCGATGCCGCGCTCAAGGAGCTGGCGCTGGCGGGCGACGTCCTGGGGGCGGACGTCCCCGCGGTCGGGACGGTCTTCGTCGGCGGCGGCACCCCGACGATGCTTGCCGCCAGCGACCTCGCCCGCATGCTGCACGGCATACGGGAGCAGTGGGGGCTCGCCGACGACGCGGAGGTGACGACCGAGGCCAACCCCGACTCGGTGACACCCGAGTCCCTCGCCGTCCTCGCCGACGCCGGCTTCACCCGCGTCTCGCTCGGGATGCAGTCGGCCGTGCCGCACGTGCTGCGGACCCTGGACCGCACCCACGACCCCGCCAACGTCGCCCGCGCCGTCGACGCGGCGCGCGGCGCGGGCCTGCAGGTCAGCCTCGATCTCATCTACGGCACGCCGGGGGAGAGCATGGCGGACTGGCGCACGAGCCTGGACGCCGTCGTCGCGCTGCAGCCCGACCACGTCTCGGCCTACGCGCTCGTCGTCGAGGAGGGCACCCGGCTCGCCGCCCAGGTGCGCCGTGGCGAGGTCGCCGCGCCCGAGGACGACGACGAGGCCGCCAAGTACGAGCTGGCCGACGAGGTGCTCTCCGCGGCCGGCTACGACTGGTACGAGGTGAGCAACTGGGCAAGCCGCCCGGACGCGCGCTGCCGCCATAACGAGGGCTACTGGGACGACGGCAACTGGTGGGGCATCGGCCCCGGCGCCCACAGCCACGTCGGCGGCGTGCGCTGGTGGAACGTCAAGCACCCCACCGCGTATGCCGGTCGCGTCGCCGAGGGGGTCAGCCCCGCCCACGGCCGGGAGACGCTGACCGCCGAGCAGCGCTACGACGAGCGGGTGCTGCTGGGGGTGCGGCTGGTCGACGGGCTGCCTCTCGCGGACCTGCGCGACGAGGGCCGCACGGCCGTCGCGGGCCTGATCGTCGACGGCCTGGTGGACGCGGCAGCGGCCCTGCGCCGCCAGCGGGTGGTGCTGACGAGGCAGGGCCGCCTGCTGGCCGACACCGTCGTGCGACGGCTCCTCGGCCTGCGCTAG